One Archangium violaceum genomic window, GCGTCAGACCCAGGCAGGCCGTGACGAAATACACGACCGCCAACACGAGCATCTCGGCGAGACCCCTGGGGTCATACCCGGAAGAACGGTCGAGGTGCTGTGGATGCGACTGAATGGTGGTTCCCCCCGAGTACCCACTGACCCGCCAGCGGCACGGACGCGTCATGCTATCCCGCCCCGCGCGCGCGGAAAACGCTCTCCCTGCCCGCCTGTCCGCCCACCCGACAGATGAACGCCGTGAATTCCACCCTTGTTCCAAGGATGCAATGGCCTGGCGCCAGCCTCGTAGGGAGGGGCAAGGAGGTCGAACACATGTCCCGCCCTGGAATTGCCGCCGTGCTGTCGTTCTTCATCCCCGGATTGGGTCAGATCTACAACGGAGACATCCTCCGGGGTCTCTTCTGGCTCATCATCACGCCGGGCTTCTGGCTGGGCTCCGGCGGCCTGCTCGGTTGGGTGTGCCACTTCATCGCGGCGGCCACCGCGCACAGCCGCGCCGAGGACAAGGAGAAGGCGAGGAGCTTCCCCGTCAAGGTCGTGTAACGGAGCGGCGAGCGCCGACGAGGGCCTGGAGCAGCTCGTCCGCCGTCCGGGCGAGCACCCGGGCCCCATGCGTCTGGAGCTCCTCCACGACGCGGAAGCCCCAGGTGACACCCACGCCATACATGCCGGCGGCGCGCGCGGTCTCCATGTCCACCCCCGTGTCCCCGATGAAGGCGCAGTCCCCGGGCTCCACGCCCAGCTCGGCCGCGATGCCGAGCGCCGCCGTGGGGTCCGGCTTGCGAGGCACCCCGGCACGCTCGCCGTAGACGGCGCCGAAGCGCACGTCCGGCAGCAGCTCCGCCACCAGACGCCGGGTGGCCGCATCGGGCTTGTTGCTCAACACCGCCAGCTTCACTCCCTCGTCCGCCAACCGGGCGAGCACCTCGGGGATGCCGGGGAAGGGCCGGGTGTGATCCCTCATGTGCTCGGCGTAGAAGGCACGGTAGGTGGCCAGCACCGGAGCGTGCAGTTCCGCCCGGTCCACGGGGACGGCGCGGGACACCAGC contains:
- a CDS encoding HAD family hydrolase, which produces MHLRAAIFDLDGTLLDSLHDIGAAMNHALESQGLPVHPLAAYRHFVGEGVQVLVSRAVPVDRAELHAPVLATYRAFYAEHMRDHTRPFPGIPEVLARLADEGVKLAVLSNKPDAATRRLVAELLPDVRFGAVYGERAGVPRKPDPTAALGIAAELGVEPGDCAFIGDTGVDMETARAAGMYGVGVTWGFRVVEELQTHGARVLARTADELLQALVGARRSVTRP